In Streptomyces sp. 840.1, one DNA window encodes the following:
- a CDS encoding ABC transporter permease encodes MSTAAEVTEAPQAPGYRARHTLPLRVEAARQLRRRRTLLMGGVLAALPFILIIAFAIGGTPGGGPGGGSRLTLMDTATASAANFAATCLFVSAGFLLVVPVALFCGDTVASEASWSSLRYLLAAPVPRARLLWSKLVVALGFSLAAMVLLPLVALAAGAAAYGWGPLELPTGGALATGDTVPRLALVVAFIFVSQLVTAGLAFWLSTRTDAPLGAVGGAVGLTIVGNVLDAVTALGSWRDFLPAHWQFAWADALQPDLEWGGMVKGASVSVAYALILFALAFRGFSRKDIVS; translated from the coding sequence ATGAGTACCGCAGCCGAAGTCACCGAAGCACCACAGGCGCCCGGATACCGCGCCCGGCACACCCTGCCGCTGCGCGTGGAGGCCGCCAGGCAGCTGCGCAGGCGGCGCACCCTGCTCATGGGCGGAGTGCTGGCCGCCCTGCCGTTCATCCTGATTATCGCGTTCGCGATCGGCGGCACCCCGGGCGGCGGGCCCGGCGGCGGCAGCCGGCTCACCCTGATGGACACCGCGACCGCGTCCGCCGCGAACTTCGCCGCGACCTGCCTGTTCGTCTCGGCCGGCTTCCTGCTCGTGGTCCCGGTCGCACTGTTCTGCGGGGACACCGTCGCCTCCGAGGCCAGCTGGTCCTCGCTGCGCTATCTGCTGGCCGCGCCCGTGCCCCGGGCGCGGCTGCTGTGGAGCAAGCTCGTCGTGGCGCTGGGCTTCAGCCTGGCCGCGATGGTGCTGCTGCCGCTCGTCGCGCTGGCCGCGGGAGCCGCCGCGTACGGCTGGGGGCCGCTCGAACTGCCCACCGGCGGTGCGCTCGCCACCGGGGACACGGTGCCCCGGCTCGCACTCGTCGTCGCGTTCATCTTCGTCTCGCAGCTCGTCACCGCCGGGCTGGCGTTCTGGCTGTCGACCAGGACGGACGCCCCGCTGGGCGCGGTCGGCGGCGCGGTCGGGCTCACCATCGTCGGCAATGTGCTGGACGCCGTCACCGCGCTCGGCTCCTGGCGCGACTTCCTGCCGGCGCACTGGCAGTTCGCCTGGGCGGACGCGCTCCAGCCCGACCTTGAGTGGGGCGGCATGGTGAAGGGCGCCTCGGTCTCGGTGGCGTACGCCCTGATCCTCTTCGCCCTCGCCTTCCGAGGATTCAGCCGCAAGGACATCGTGTCCTGA
- a CDS encoding SDR family oxidoreductase, with amino-acid sequence MADKQFTSHAELFDLSGKRALVTGGTRGIGMMIARGLLQAGARVVISSRDAEACAQAQEQLSAFGEVRAVPADLSRHDECRRLSSLVTAGSERLDILVNNAGAMWDEPLETFPDAAWDTVVDLNLKSPFWLVQALLPALRRAGTVDDPARIINIGSIAAIHIPQRPNYSYSSSKAALHQLTRVLAKELGPQHVSVNAVAPGPFPSSMMAATLDELGEAIAAAAPLRRIGRDDDMAGVAVFLAGRAGAYLTGAVIPVDGGIATTA; translated from the coding sequence ATGGCAGACAAGCAATTCACCTCACATGCGGAACTCTTCGATCTGAGCGGAAAGCGCGCGCTCGTCACCGGTGGCACCAGAGGCATCGGGATGATGATCGCGCGTGGCCTGCTTCAGGCGGGTGCCCGTGTGGTCATCAGCTCACGCGACGCGGAAGCGTGCGCCCAGGCCCAGGAACAACTGTCCGCGTTCGGTGAGGTGCGGGCCGTTCCAGCGGACCTGTCCCGCCACGACGAGTGCCGGCGGCTGTCGAGCCTCGTCACCGCCGGCTCGGAGCGCCTCGACATCCTCGTCAACAACGCGGGCGCCATGTGGGACGAGCCGCTGGAGACGTTCCCGGACGCGGCCTGGGACACGGTCGTCGACCTCAACCTGAAGTCTCCGTTCTGGCTGGTCCAGGCGCTGCTGCCCGCACTTCGCCGGGCGGGCACCGTCGACGATCCGGCGCGGATCATCAACATCGGCAGCATCGCCGCCATCCACATCCCCCAGCGGCCCAACTACTCGTACTCCAGCAGCAAGGCCGCACTGCACCAGCTCACCCGAGTGCTCGCCAAGGAACTGGGTCCGCAGCACGTCAGCGTGAACGCCGTGGCGCCGGGGCCGTTCCCGTCCTCGATGATGGCCGCGACCCTCGATGAGCTCGGCGAGGCGATCGCGGCGGCGGCCCCGCTGCGCAGGATCGGCCGCGACGACGACATGGCGGGTGTCGCCGTGTTCCTCGCCGGCCGGGCAGGCGCATACCTGACGGGTGCCGTCATCCCTGTCGACGGCGGCATCGCCACAACCGCGTAG
- a CDS encoding L-rhamnose mutarotase has translation MQRVCFLLNVREDRIDEYRERHAEVWPDMLHALSEAGWHNYSLFLREDGLLVGYLETEDFGAAREAMAATEVNGRWQRDMADYFEQSETADDAMVPLAEVFHLG, from the coding sequence GTGCAGCGTGTCTGCTTCCTGCTGAACGTACGCGAGGACCGGATCGACGAGTACCGCGAGCGGCATGCCGAGGTCTGGCCGGACATGCTCCACGCGCTGTCCGAGGCCGGCTGGCACAACTACTCGCTCTTCCTGCGCGAGGACGGGCTGCTGGTCGGCTATCTGGAGACGGAGGACTTCGGCGCGGCGCGCGAGGCGATGGCCGCCACCGAGGTCAACGGACGGTGGCAGCGGGACATGGCGGACTACTTCGAGCAGTCGGAGACGGCGGACGACGCGATGGTGCCGCTCGCCGAGGTCTTCCACCTGGGATGA
- a CDS encoding DUF1772 domain-containing protein yields MASLFLALAVITTGLYAGFLLTFLVVVMPGLAVLPDDGFTAAMRRFNEKVPGPGFLVVFLGVIAFPVATLVTGKSGWGWPLVAGALACAVLSHAVTIAGNIPLNKALAAAEPVSGPVPAPASVSVPVAAAPGEGGAVAEAGEKADSAARTAFEARWNILHQVRTALSLAAFILLVFAAN; encoded by the coding sequence ATGGCCTCCCTGTTCCTCGCTCTCGCCGTGATCACGACCGGCCTGTACGCGGGCTTCCTGCTGACGTTCCTGGTCGTCGTCATGCCCGGTCTCGCGGTCCTGCCGGACGACGGATTCACGGCTGCGATGCGCCGCTTCAACGAGAAGGTCCCCGGACCCGGGTTCCTGGTCGTCTTCCTCGGCGTGATCGCCTTCCCCGTCGCCACGCTCGTCACCGGGAAGAGCGGCTGGGGATGGCCGCTGGTGGCCGGGGCGCTGGCCTGCGCCGTCCTCTCCCACGCGGTCACGATCGCGGGCAACATCCCGCTCAACAAGGCGCTCGCCGCGGCGGAGCCGGTGTCCGGGCCGGTGCCGGCGCCCGCCTCGGTGTCAGTACCGGTCGCTGCGGCCCCGGGCGAGGGCGGAGCGGTTGCCGAGGCCGGCGAGAAGGCCGACAGCGCGGCCCGTACCGCGTTCGAGGCCCGCTGGAACATCCTTCACCAGGTCCGGACGGCGCTCTCGCTCGCCGCGTTCATCCTGCTGGTCTTCGCCGCCAACTAA
- a CDS encoding von Willebrand factor type A domain-containing protein encodes MARGTRAHSGKRMYRGALGLLLAGGVLLTGCSGEGSETKSSTADRRGAPAPAATGNGAKGGAENGARERGGTKKEDGTKKEDGAEKSVAPDYLSTFALDVDTASYGYARRTLAGGSLPDPGTVRPEEFVNSFRQGYRRPKGNGFSVSVDGARAGAEGGGWSLVRVGLATRAAPPAAERPPAALTFVVDISGSMDSADRLGLVKSSLATLTDELRDDDSVSLVTFSDKAQTLLPMTRLRDHREKIHDAVDSMEPTDSTNVAAGVRRGYEEAVDGHREGAGNRVVLLSDALANTGETDADAILERIGSARREYGITLFGVGVGSDYGDALMERLTDKGDGHTTYIADEEQARKVFVDQLPAHLELTARDAKAQVAFDPETVEKFRLIGYEDRKVADDGFRDDRVDGGEVGPGHTVTALYAVRLRDGASGHVATATVRWLDPESRAAHEETGEVETGALGGRLWGGRSTRLQVAAVAVYFAEQLRGGELPGAPGLGALASRAKTLAEETEDDSVSKLAAAIGAADRLRGGRGDTGADTGEGEMD; translated from the coding sequence ATGGCACGCGGAACACGCGCACACAGCGGGAAACGGATGTACCGAGGGGCGCTGGGGCTGCTGCTGGCGGGCGGGGTGCTGCTCACGGGCTGCTCGGGGGAGGGCAGCGAAACCAAGAGTTCCACCGCGGACCGCCGGGGAGCGCCCGCCCCGGCCGCCACCGGGAACGGCGCGAAGGGCGGTGCGGAGAACGGCGCGCGGGAGAGGGGCGGGACGAAGAAGGAGGACGGGACGAAGAAGGAGGACGGGGCGGAGAAGTCGGTGGCGCCCGACTACCTGTCCACCTTCGCCCTGGACGTGGACACCGCCTCCTACGGATACGCGCGCCGCACACTCGCCGGCGGCAGCCTGCCCGACCCCGGGACCGTACGCCCCGAGGAGTTCGTGAACAGCTTCCGCCAGGGCTACCGACGCCCGAAGGGCAACGGCTTCAGCGTCTCCGTCGACGGGGCACGGGCCGGCGCCGAGGGCGGCGGCTGGTCGCTGGTCCGGGTCGGTCTGGCGACCAGAGCCGCACCGCCCGCCGCCGAACGGCCGCCCGCCGCCCTCACGTTCGTCGTCGACATCTCCGGATCGATGGACTCCGCCGACCGGCTCGGCCTGGTGAAGAGTTCCCTTGCCACCCTCACCGACGAACTGCGCGACGACGATTCCGTCTCCCTGGTCACCTTCAGCGACAAGGCGCAGACCCTTCTGCCGATGACCCGGCTGCGCGACCACCGGGAGAAGATCCACGACGCGGTCGACTCCATGGAGCCCACCGACTCCACCAACGTGGCGGCAGGCGTCCGGCGCGGTTACGAGGAGGCGGTCGACGGCCACCGCGAGGGCGCCGGCAACCGCGTGGTCCTGCTCTCCGACGCGCTCGCCAACACCGGTGAGACCGACGCCGACGCGATCCTCGAACGGATCGGCTCCGCCCGCCGCGAGTACGGCATCACCCTCTTCGGGGTCGGGGTCGGCAGCGACTACGGCGACGCGCTGATGGAACGGCTCACCGACAAGGGCGACGGGCACACCACGTACATCGCCGACGAGGAGCAGGCTCGCAAGGTCTTCGTCGACCAGTTGCCCGCGCACCTCGAACTGACGGCGCGCGACGCGAAGGCACAGGTGGCCTTCGACCCGGAGACCGTCGAGAAGTTCAGGCTGATCGGCTACGAGGACCGCAAGGTGGCCGACGACGGCTTCCGCGACGACCGGGTGGACGGCGGCGAGGTCGGCCCCGGACATACGGTGACCGCGCTGTACGCCGTACGCCTGCGGGACGGTGCCTCGGGCCACGTGGCCACCGCCACGGTGCGCTGGCTGGACCCCGAGAGCCGTGCCGCGCACGAGGAGACGGGCGAGGTGGAGACCGGGGCGCTCGGGGGGCGGCTCTGGGGCGGTCGCAGCACCCGGCTCCAAGTGGCTGCGGTGGCCGTCTACTTCGCGGAGCAACTGCGCGGCGGCGAACTGCCGGGCGCGCCCGGTCTCGGTGCACTCGCCTCCCGGGCGAAGACGCTGGCCGAGGAGACGGAGGACGACTCCGTGTCGAAGCTGGCCGCGGCGATCGGCGCCGCGGACCGGCTCAGGGGCGGCCGGGGCGACACCGGCGCGGATACGGGAGAGGGGGAGATGGACTGA
- a CDS encoding helix-turn-helix transcriptional regulator has product MTDRERNEQADEVREFLSTRRARITPQRAGLPVFGGNRRVTGLRREEVALLAGMSVDYYIRLERGNLRGASDSVLDSLSRALQLDDAERAHLYDLARAATASERRPPAVTGRIRPVVLRMLDAMTDQPAYIRNGRFDILAANPLGRALYAPVYDSPLFAQRGPVNTARFLFLDPGSAGFWPEREKAAGDSVALLRTETGRSPGDKGLMDLIGELCTKSDEFARRWARHDVRFHHSGVKQLRHPLVGDLTLPYEALDLPADPGLRITVYAPEPGSPGRQALDLLAGRVPSPTGQYA; this is encoded by the coding sequence GTGACCGACAGGGAGAGGAATGAGCAGGCCGACGAGGTGCGGGAGTTCCTCAGCACCCGCCGCGCCCGCATCACGCCCCAGCGGGCCGGGCTGCCCGTCTTCGGTGGCAATCGCCGTGTGACCGGGCTGCGCCGGGAGGAGGTGGCGCTGCTGGCCGGGATGAGCGTCGACTACTACATCCGCCTCGAACGCGGGAACCTTCGGGGCGCCTCGGACTCGGTGCTGGACTCCCTGTCCCGCGCACTTCAGCTCGACGACGCCGAGCGGGCCCACCTCTACGACCTGGCCCGCGCGGCCACGGCGTCAGAGCGTCGGCCACCTGCTGTGACGGGGCGGATCCGGCCGGTGGTGCTGCGGATGCTCGACGCGATGACCGACCAGCCCGCCTACATCCGCAACGGGCGGTTCGACATCCTCGCCGCCAACCCGCTCGGCCGGGCGCTGTACGCCCCGGTCTACGACTCCCCGTTGTTCGCGCAGCGTGGTCCGGTCAACACCGCGCGGTTCCTGTTCCTCGACCCCGGTTCCGCCGGCTTCTGGCCCGAACGGGAGAAGGCCGCCGGCGACTCGGTCGCCCTGCTGCGCACCGAGACCGGCCGCTCCCCGGGGGACAAGGGCCTGATGGACCTGATCGGCGAGCTCTGCACGAAGAGCGACGAGTTCGCCCGTCGTTGGGCCCGGCACGACGTGAGGTTCCACCACTCCGGCGTGAAGCAACTCCGCCACCCGCTCGTCGGGGACCTGACCCTGCCCTACGAAGCGCTCGACCTGCCCGCTGACCCCGGGCTCCGTATCACCGTCTACGCGCCCGAGCCCGGCTCACCCGGGCGCCAGGCACTCGATCTGCTGGCCGGCCGGGTCCCGAGCCCTACGGGTCAATACGCCTAA
- a CDS encoding alpha/beta fold hydrolase: METPHARTPRWRRLLPRSRGRWAAGIAALVVLAGAGTWTAVADDSAPAVHRQDRMMRIDGVSIDTSYLTTGGSQRRPAVLIGHGYGGSKDNARSQAQQLARDGYAVLTWSARGFGKSGGKTSLNAPDAEVKDVSRLIDWLAGRPEVQLDAAGDPRVGVTGASYGGAISLLAAGYDRRVDAIAPEMTYWNLADALFPDGVFKKLWAGIFLTTGGGCDNLDKQLCEMYQRVAVSGKPDAAARALLTERSPSAVADRIKVPALIMQGQADSLFPLGEADAMAKAIKANGAPVSVDWIAGGHDGGDKESQRVRQRVTNWFDRYLKDDKGTDTGPAFRVTRTGGIDSTDGAALTRGASGNTYPGLHSGGEQIELRGRAQTFNNPAGGSPPAISAVPGLGGGLAQLSNFGGGLSVDFPGQNARFESAPLKTARRVTGSPTVSVNVKAGKGDAVLFGKVYDVSPDGKQQALPSQLVTPYRITPDQQGKPLTLNLPAVDHEFDSGHRLRLVLAATDLGYASPAAPATYTVSVDGPLTIPTAPGLTTAAAGLPRWTWALPAAAVLIAAVLLLTMRRRTTTPAPDPALTDVPLQITGLSKKYARSADRYAVRELSFRVEKGQVLGLLGPNGAGKTTTLRMLMGLITPDDGEIRVFGRAIRPGAPVLSRVGAFVEGAGFLPHLSGRANLELYWQATGRPAADSYIDEALEIAGLGDALARAVRTYSQGMRQRLAIAQAMLGMPDLLILDEPTNGLDPPQIREMRDVMIRYAAGGRTVIVSSHLLSEVEQSCTHLVVMDRGRLVQAGPVAEITGSGDMLLVTAAEKLTEPVVEKIAALPGIGSAVRTDDGHGLLVRLDGATSSQLIAELVRLDVPLTGVGPHRRLEDAFLTLISGGSA; the protein is encoded by the coding sequence ATGGAGACCCCTCACGCGCGTACGCCCCGGTGGCGGCGCCTGCTGCCCCGCAGCCGCGGCCGGTGGGCCGCCGGTATCGCCGCACTCGTCGTGCTGGCCGGTGCGGGCACCTGGACCGCCGTGGCCGACGACAGCGCGCCGGCCGTGCACCGCCAGGACCGGATGATGCGCATCGACGGGGTGTCCATCGACACCTCGTACCTCACCACCGGCGGCTCGCAGCGACGGCCCGCCGTGCTCATCGGCCACGGCTACGGCGGCAGCAAGGACAACGCCCGGTCCCAGGCGCAGCAACTGGCCCGCGACGGATACGCCGTGCTGACCTGGTCCGCCCGGGGCTTCGGCAAGTCCGGCGGGAAGACCTCCCTCAACGCGCCCGACGCCGAGGTGAAGGACGTCTCCCGGCTCATCGACTGGCTGGCCGGGCGGCCCGAGGTACAGCTGGACGCCGCGGGCGACCCGAGGGTCGGCGTCACCGGCGCCTCCTACGGCGGAGCGATCTCGCTCCTCGCCGCCGGGTACGACCGGCGCGTCGACGCCATCGCCCCGGAGATGACGTACTGGAACCTCGCGGACGCGCTGTTCCCCGACGGGGTGTTCAAGAAGCTCTGGGCCGGGATCTTCCTGACCACCGGCGGCGGCTGCGACAACCTCGACAAGCAGCTCTGCGAGATGTACCAGCGGGTCGCCGTCAGCGGGAAGCCCGACGCCGCAGCCCGCGCACTGCTCACCGAACGGTCACCGAGCGCCGTGGCCGACCGCATCAAGGTGCCCGCGCTGATCATGCAGGGACAGGCCGACTCCCTCTTCCCGCTCGGCGAGGCCGACGCCATGGCGAAGGCCATCAAGGCGAACGGCGCGCCCGTCTCCGTCGACTGGATCGCCGGCGGGCACGACGGCGGCGACAAGGAGTCCCAGCGGGTACGGCAGCGGGTCACCAACTGGTTCGACCGCTACCTGAAGGACGACAAGGGCACCGACACCGGACCGGCGTTCCGCGTCACCCGGACCGGCGGCATCGACTCCACCGACGGGGCCGCCCTCACCCGCGGCGCGAGCGGCAACACCTACCCCGGGCTGCACAGCGGCGGGGAACAGATCGAGCTGCGCGGCCGGGCGCAGACGTTCAACAACCCGGCCGGGGGCTCCCCGCCCGCCATCTCCGCCGTTCCCGGCCTCGGCGGCGGCCTCGCCCAGCTGTCCAACTTCGGCGGCGGGCTCTCCGTCGACTTCCCCGGGCAGAACGCCCGCTTCGAATCCGCCCCGCTCAAGACCGCGCGCCGGGTCACCGGATCCCCGACGGTCAGCGTGAACGTGAAGGCGGGCAAGGGCGACGCGGTGCTGTTCGGCAAGGTGTACGACGTATCGCCGGACGGCAAGCAGCAGGCGCTGCCCTCGCAGCTCGTCACCCCCTACCGGATCACCCCGGACCAGCAGGGCAAGCCCCTCACGCTGAACCTGCCTGCCGTCGACCACGAATTCGACTCCGGCCACCGGCTCCGGCTCGTCCTGGCCGCCACCGACCTCGGCTACGCCTCCCCGGCCGCACCGGCCACGTACACCGTCTCCGTCGACGGCCCCCTCACCATCCCCACCGCGCCCGGCCTCACGACCGCCGCCGCCGGGCTGCCCCGGTGGACCTGGGCGCTCCCGGCCGCCGCCGTCCTGATCGCCGCCGTCCTGCTGCTCACCATGCGGCGCCGGACCACGACCCCCGCTCCCGACCCCGCGCTCACCGACGTACCGCTCCAGATCACCGGCCTGTCGAAGAAGTACGCCAGGTCCGCCGACAGGTACGCCGTCCGCGAGCTGTCCTTCCGGGTCGAGAAGGGCCAGGTGCTCGGGCTGCTCGGACCCAACGGAGCGGGGAAGACCACCACGCTGCGCATGCTCATGGGGCTCATCACCCCCGACGACGGGGAGATCCGGGTCTTCGGGCGTGCCATCCGCCCAGGCGCGCCCGTCCTGTCCCGGGTCGGCGCCTTCGTCGAGGGGGCCGGATTCCTGCCGCACCTGTCCGGCCGCGCCAACCTGGAGCTGTACTGGCAGGCCACCGGGCGGCCCGCAGCCGACTCGTACATCGACGAGGCCCTGGAGATCGCCGGGCTCGGTGACGCGCTGGCCCGCGCGGTCCGCACGTACTCGCAGGGCATGCGGCAGCGGCTCGCCATCGCCCAGGCCATGCTGGGCATGCCGGACCTCCTCATCCTCGACGAGCCGACCAACGGCCTCGACCCGCCCCAGATCCGCGAGATGCGCGACGTCATGATCCGGTACGCGGCCGGCGGCCGGACCGTCATCGTCTCCAGCCACCTCCTGTCCGAGGTCGAACAGTCCTGCACCCACCTGGTGGTCATGGACCGGGGCCGCCTCGTCCAGGCGGGCCCGGTCGCCGAGATCACCGGCTCCGGCGACATGCTCCTCGTCACCGCGGCGGAGAAGCTCACCGAACCCGTCGTGGAGAAGATCGCCGCGCTCCCCGGCATCGGCTCCGCCGTCCGCACCGACGACGGGCACGGACTCCTGGTCCGGCTCGACGGGGCGACGTCCTCGCAGCTGATCGCGGAACTGGTCCGCCTCGACGTCCCGTTGACCGGCGTCGGGCCGCACCGCCGCCTGGAGGACGCGTTCCTCACCCTGATCTCCGGAGGCTCCGCATGA
- a CDS encoding transposase: MARWALTDRQWAVLEPLLPPGKKAGRPRTWTRRQLIEGIRRGTRTGTPWRDIPERYGPMGPDPRPVPPVAARRHLEADPGATPDKRDPQREPPGGIDTEPDDHRLGRSRGGPATKIHRHDRRGQAGARKFGARRARPCARRRRGAVVEPSGAAMLSLVHATHCGPYQGELALHT; encoded by the coding sequence GTGGCGCGATGGGCTCTGACAGACCGACAGTGGGCTGTGTTGGAGCCGTTGCTGCCGCCGGGGAAGAAAGCGGGCAGGCCGCGGACGTGGACACGTCGGCAGCTGATCGAAGGCATACGGAGGGGGACCCGAACGGGCACCCCCTGGCGGGACATCCCCGAGCGATACGGGCCCATGGGGCCGGATCCACGGCCTGTTCCGCCGGTGGCAGCGCGACGGCACCTGGAAGCGGATCCTGGAGCAACTCCAGATAAAAGGGATCCGCAGCGCGAGCCGCCCGGCGGGATCGACACCGAGCCCGACGACCATCGCCTCGGACGCTCCCGAGGCGGCCCAGCCACCAAGATCCACCGGCACGATCGCCGAGGTCAAGCGGGCGCGAGAAAATTCGGAGCGCGCCGGGCTCGGCCCTGCGCGAGGAGGAGGCGCGGCGCGGTGGTGGAGCCGAGCGGAGCGGCAATGCTCTCGCTGGTCCATGCGACGCATTGCGGCCCCTACCAGGGAGAGCTAGCGTTGCATACATAG